The following coding sequences lie in one Sorghum bicolor cultivar BTx623 chromosome 6, Sorghum_bicolor_NCBIv3, whole genome shotgun sequence genomic window:
- the LOC8085874 gene encoding uncharacterized protein LOC8085874, translating to MASIIIIAVVLVLDVLAFVLAIGAERRRSYAYVSVDSNARGYCVYSSDASTAYGVSALLLLLAAQAVAMVATRCFCCGRALSPGRRRAWSGICFIVCWVTFVIAELCLLAGSVRNAYHTKYTTLFSKGPPQCAMLRKGVFAAGAAFTFLTALFTELHYLFYARARDAADVPPPIVGGIGMTRM from the exons ATGGcgtccatcatcatcatcgccgTCGTGCTCGTCCTGGACGTCCTCGCCTTCGTGCTCGCCATCGGCGCCGAGCGCCGCCGGAGCTAC GCCTACGTGAGCGTGGACTCGAACGCGCGGGGCTACTGCGTGTACAGCTCCGACGCGTCGACGGCGTACGGCGTCAGcgcgctgctcctgctgctggccGCGCAGGCCGTGGCCATGGTCGCCACCCGCTGCTTCTGCTGCGGACGCGCGCTCTCGCCGGGACGCCGCCGGGCATGGTCCGGCATCTGCTTCATCGTCTGCTG GGTGACGTTCGTGATCGCGGAGCTGTGCCTGCTGGCGGGGTCGGTCCGGAACGCCTACCACACCAAGTACACGACGCTGTTCAGCAAGGGTCCGCCCCAGTGCGCCATGCTGCGCAAGGGCGTcttcgccgccggcgccgccttcACCTTCCTCACCGCACTCTTCACCGAGCTGCACTACCTCTTCTACGCCAGGGCGCGCGACGCCGCCGACGTGCCCCCGCCCATCGTTGGCGGCATCGGCATGACCCGCATGTGA